From the genome of Nicotiana sylvestris chromosome 2, ASM39365v2, whole genome shotgun sequence, one region includes:
- the LOC104212736 gene encoding RING-H2 finger protein ATL3-like, which yields MTIAISMILLFVGIGILILIHVCIVGRAYRRGIGTTNIVERGSLASNSMSHEDIEKLPSYAFQSKDKGTSPVECAVCLDNLKVGDKCRLLPQCNHSFHAECVDMWLLKISICPICRATAGGSISGGESSRFSESGRQVINAETAELAEMILVPESGNSVNSLSFEMRANHITQNSEQLSGVGSTDGQISEVNVNISETRNDSRVSQEETVRISENSTEEIRATQPIESIHLVHEEIEILHSRDPQTA from the coding sequence ATGACGATCGCGATATCAATGATACTGCTCTTTGTGGGGATTGGAATTCTGATCCTAATTCATGTCTGTATTGTTGGGAGAGCTTACAGAAGAGGAATTGGAACTACTAACATAGTGGAAAGAGGCAGCTTAGCGAGTAACAGCATGTCACATGAGGATATAGAAAAGCTTCCTTCCTATGCCTTTCAGTCCAAAGATAAAGGAACTAGTCCAGTTGAATGTGCAGTTTGTTTGGATAATCTCAAGGTGGGTGATAAGTGCAGGTTATTGCCTCAGTGCAATCACAGTTTTCATGCTGAATGCGTGGATATGTGGCTCTTGAAAATCTCCATTTGCCCAATATGCAGAGCTACTGCTGGTGGATCCATATCTGGAGGAGAAAGTAGCCGATTTAGCGAAAGTGGCAGGCAGGTAATAAACGCGGAAACTGCTGAATTAGCAGAGATGATATTGGTACCAGAGAGTGGGAATTCCGTTAACAGTTTAAGCTTTGAGATGAGAGCGAATCATATAACCCAAAACAGTGAGCAATTGAGCGGAGTTGGTTCAACAGATGGCCAAATTAGTGAAGTGAATGTGAACATAAGTGAAACAAGAAATGATTCGAGAGTGAGCCAAGAAGAAACTGTCCGTATAAGTGAGAATTCTACTGAGGAGATAAGAGCAACCCAACCTATAGAAAGTATCCATTTGGTCCATGAAGAAATTGAAATACTACACTCAAGAGACCCTCAAACAGCTTGA
- the LOC138885540 gene encoding uncharacterized protein, which produces MGSLAYIPVGERPLALDIKAFANQFMRLDVSEPSRVLACIVARSSLFERIRERRYDDLYFLVLRDTAHHSDTKRVTVGNDGVLRMQGRVCVSNVDRIRKLILEEAYSSQCSIHSGVAKMYQDLRQHYCWRRMKKDIVVYRKFDAILVIMDRLTKSAHFNPVAVSYSSERLAEIYMRDIVRLHGVPVSTISD; this is translated from the exons atgggcagccttgcgtatattccagtcggtgaaaGGCCGCTTGCATTAGATATTAAGGCTTtcgccaatcagttcatgaggttggatgtttctgagcccagccgtgttctaGCATGTATAGTcgctcgatcttccttatttgagcgTATTAGGGAGCGGCGGTATGATGATCtttattttcttgtccttagggacacagcgCATCACAGTGATACCAAGCGGGTTACAGTTGgaaatgatggagttttgaggatgcagggtcgtgtttgtgtgtcTAATGTGGATAGGATTCgtaagttgattctagaggaggcctacaGTTCCCAGTGTTCTATTCATTCAGgcgtcgctaagatgtatcaggacttgcggcaacattattgttggaggaggatgaagaaggatattgttgtatat aggaagtttgatgcaatattggttattatggataggctgaccaagtcagcgcatttcaatCCTGTGGCAGtttcttattcttcggagcggttggcagagatttacatGCGTGAtatcgttcgtcttcatggtgtgcctgtgtctaccATTTCcgactga